The Cervus elaphus chromosome 30, mCerEla1.1, whole genome shotgun sequence genome segment gcggattctttaccagagcccCTGGAAAGCCTTTTTGGGGTGCAGTTCAGCCCATCACATGCATCCCTGgggcccctttcccctccctctggtCGTGCAGGGACCCCAGAGCCTCCCGGCTCAGCGCAGCCCTGCCCTCCCTCAGGACTCAGGGCCCACTCCTCTCCCGCCGCCGGGAAGCTGCCCCTCCTCACCTGCCAACTGTTGACTCAGGAACTCCTCTCCTCCTTAGAAGCCCAGGAGGGTCCCCGGGGTATGAACAGTCATCCGGTCTCCTTGGAGGGTAAAAGATGCAGTGGCCCCAGTGAAGACTCTTCACTTTCCTTAAGGCATCTCCACCCACTTCGTCCTGTTTTGTGGAAACACGAGAGGTAACTACTCCCTGGGGCCCAGGGGGGCGCTGGTGAGTGAACCCCACTGACCACGGGAAGGCCAAACATGACTGTCCGGGTTCTCCGAGAGTCATCGCCACACATGCATCCTTAGAGGTCCCTTCCAGTGAAGCCATGGAGTATGGGAATAAGGCGGAAAACCAGGAGAGGGGGAGTAAAACGCACTAGAACAAGAGGCGGGAAGGACTAGTGAAAAAGGATTAAAGCAGAGAGGAAGACAAAAACATCACAAAGAGACAGAACGGTGAAGGGGGTGGGGTTCATGAAGCAAATGATATAGGAATAGGCAGAGTTTATTAAAAATTCTGGCCAATCTTTcttgttaaaaataaacataaacaataagccagtcacaaaaagacaaacctGGGTGACTCCACGTTTATGAGACCACGGAGTCGTCACACGGAGCAGCTGATGCAGGTGTGGACGCCAGAATCGAGAAGGACGAGGTCTCCCCTCTCTGCTGACCGCGTGTCATGTCCAGTGTGGGAACCGAGGGGTTTGGACCACGCGCGCCTGGACGGTTAAATGAGAGACCCAGATGTTCTGAGTCAAAGATGCAGCCCTCACAGCTTTGTCCACTCACCAGAGAGCGTTTTTACAGCCCAAcctctttcccccttttctgctAAACTTCAATGCTGACTTGTAGCTCCTATGAGCAAAGGTGGTGTCAGAGCTTACAACCACTGATGGTCTCCTGTATTGATTCTACCTGCACTTACCACTGACGGCCAATAGGGGGTGTTAACCCACAGCTTTATTCCTATTCTGCTCAGTGATGTCAATCAAGAAGCATAGCAATGTGTCAAACTTCAATGCatttattaaaacataaatatttaactTCTTGAATCTCATAGGACTTTTATCACTCTCATTAACTTCACTTATGTAGTCTTTAGTCTCAAAGCTAATTCTTAATGTCTACAAATACACTTTAAAGGATATGGATACATTTTAAAGTCAACATCTAAATGGAAACAGCTTACACACAGAAAAGCTCAGAAATCCTAAATGTACCACTAGAAGAATTGTTTACAAAGGCGCTGCATCTGTGGGGACACCGGGACAAGATCTAGGGTGTTACCTGGCCACTCCTTCCTACCTCCGCCAGTCATCACTGCTGAAGAGTAAGCGCTTTTCTAGTTGGCTTCATTGTAGGGGTCTTgctgtttttaaacatgaaaaaaactgCACTATATTGTGTGTCCGAATTCTTCTCAATGTAATGTCCACAAGATTGTCCATATTTTGAGTGAGCAGTGTTGCATGGTAGTATGCATGCAATACACATGTAGTACATGTGTAGCATGTGTGCACTACCATGCAGCACACACAACACAGACAACACATATGTGGCATGTATGTGACACACATGTACCATGTatgcaccacatggcatgtgtaTAGTGTGTGCAATACACATGTGGTATATATGTAGTATGTGCAGCACAAATGTAGTATACATGTAGTGTGTATGCATCATACATGTAGTATATATGTAGTGTGTGTGTCATACACATGTAGCATATACAGAGCATGTATGCAGTACACACGTAGTATATATTCAGCATGTAAGCAGTGTGTTGTGGGTTCACAGATCACCGCAGTGTAACATCTACTGTCTGAATATACCGCGTTCATTTATCCCTCCTACTGCAAGCCGGCAACAGGGCTGCTCCCAGCGCTGGCTGTTTCGAGTGATGTGGTTGAGAACATTTCATACTTGTGTTTCGGTGCACACTTGTAGGTGTTTCTGAGAGCTGCATATTTAGGAGTAGAATTACTGAGCAGGTTTCCTGAGAAGTGGTATGAATTTACGCTCCCACCAGCTGCAATTTTTCTTGCTCCACACCCTTACCAACGTTTGATATCACAACCTATTTTTCATTGTGTGACTTGTTTTTACTCGATATACAGTTTTCCCACGGTTTTCCAAACAGTGTAACTTTAGCTGGATATGAGGAAGAGAGTAATGACGCTTAGGAGCTGTGTAGCCATGAGCACAGGCGTCCcgggcggctcagtggtaaagaacccacctgccaatgcagcagacacagctTCCATccccgggctgggaagatccccgggagaagaaatggaacccactccagtattttgcctggagaatcccacggacggaggagcctggtgggctacagtccatgaggtcacaaagagtcagacacgacttggtgactaaacagcaacaataacggTTACAAGCTCTGGGAATTCTTATGCAGCGCACAGAATATTCTGATGGAGCTCTCAGGACCTTCCTCAAGTTAGGGAGATGGGGGTGTTGTGGATATAGTCCTTCACGCGTATGCATTTTAAGCCCATGTTACATTTAAGTTGCTGCCGTGCTAACCCCCAGGCCCTAGCGCCATCAGCACTGGGATGGATGGGGAGCGTCTAACACCGGTGGGAGAGCTGGCCCTTCCGTGCACAACGGGGCGTCACAGGCTCAGCCTCGTTCCCGTCATTGTCACCGGTCCAAAGGTGACGTTTGTGTTACGATGCCAACACCCCCTCAGTGCTGTTTGCAGCTGAAGTCAGGAGGCAGTGGGCTGCAGGGGGCGAGCGTGTCCCGCGTGTATGGCATGGGGCTGGTTCTGTCTTTTCTTTGCACCTGTGAACTGTGAACACACAGAGGAAAACACAAGCGTGGATGCTGGGTGTCCTGCCTTGGCCAGGTCACTCCACGAGCGTGGACAAGTTAGAGAAGCTTCCAGAATCATGACATTCACGCCTCTTAGCACAAACGAGTGACTTCAACAGACAACGTTTCTTCCGCGTTCcatctttcttggagaattctgTAGTTCTCTGAGCAGAGGTCAGCACATCTGCCCAGTCTATTCAGGTGGCCCACCACCTCCAGGTCAcggccacacccccaccccacctgcctcTGTCCTGCCCGACCTCTCCGGCCAGGGGAGTGGACCCTGACGAAGGCGCTCAGCGGCACAGCCGACTCATCCGCGGCTGGGGAGGATTTTGTAGGCTAAGCGGTTCCTCTGATGCGCCTCCGCGCGCGTCGTGTGTTTGCAGAACTCCCGGCTCAGGAGGCCGGAGGGGTCCTCTCTCCACGGGGTCAGCGCTGCTGGTATGGCAGAAAGCAGTCTCTTAGGACCAGGTTGGGCTTCCTTCgcagctcagtcggtaaagaatctgcctgcaatgcaggagacccaggttcgatccctgagtcgggaagatcctctggagaagggcatggcagcccactccagtgttcttgcctggagaatcccgtggacagaggagcctggtgggctgcagtccgtggggtcacacgaGTTGGccgcgacttagtgactaaaccaccaccacaggacCAGGTTGTGCCAGATTCTACCTAAATGAGCTGATTAGACATAAAACATGCTTTTTAGAACCAAAATAAGGTTTTTTCCCCTGTGTTTAGAAAGTCAGTTGtaatgaaatttttttattgtagtaaaatattgttgttgttgtttagtcactagggcatgtccaactttttgtgaccccatggaccacagcattcagtaaaatatacaaaacgtaaaatttgccattttaactattttaggtATACAGTTCAATGGCACTAAATACATCCACAATGCTGGGTAACCGTCACCACCGTCAGCTCCAGAACTGATTCATCTTCCCAACCAGAAAATCTGCCCCCATTAAACAGCAgctcccagcccccgcccccagcaggcAGCCACCATCTAGTTATTTCTTTGCTGATGTGACTCCtcttgtcgttcagtcactaagtcatgtctgactcattgcggccccacggactgcagcacgccaggcctccctgtccctcactatctcctgaaatttgcccaagtttatgtccattgaatcagtgatgccatccaaccacctcatcctctgccttcctcctctgaaagtgaaagtgaagtccctcagtcatgcggactctctgctaccccatggactgtagcccaccaggctcctctgtccatgggattttccaggcaagaatactgtagtgggttgccatttccttctccaggggatcttcccaacccagggatcgaacccaggtcttccacattgcaggcagatgctttaacctctgcaccaccagggaagcctcctctagagACCTCATATTAGTGGATcagacagtatttgtccttttctgtctggCCTGTTTCAGTCAGCATCATGTCTTCCAGATTCATCCACGTCAGTGCCTGTGTCAGAATCTtcttcctctttatggctgaataatatcccttTGTATAGATGGACTgcattttgcttattcatttagctgttgatggacactggAGTTGTTTCCATCTTTCGACTGCTGagaatagtgctgctctgaacatgggTGGACAAGTATCTGTCTGAGCTcttgttttagattcttttggGTCTATGcaaagaaggcttcccaggtggcactagtgataaaaaaagacccgcccaccaatgcaggagactcaagagatgcaggtttgatcctgggtcaggaagattccccagaagaggaaatggcaacccactccaatactcttgcctggaaaatcccatggacagaggagcctggcgagctatggtccatagggtcgcaaaagcatcagacacgactgaacaactaagcatgcataccatatggtaattctgtttattttttgagaTAGCACGGTActtttttccacagtggctgtaccatttcacattcccgCGTAAAGAATTCTCATTGTGTTGCCAGGGCCTTTCTTTTTTTCGTTTGAAGGTTTTTAATGATAAGTTTAGTTTATTTGTTAGATATAAGGCTGTTCAGATGATTTCTTGAGTAGGCTGTTGGTTTGGCCTTCCACGCCAGTCACCCGTGTAGTGCACATATTGCTTCGCTGAACTCGTTGCTGTCTCTTCCCGTGGACGAGGTCTCTCAGCGCCTACCGGATAAGCTGGGTGCTCGCAGTGCCCACCAGGGGGTCTTCTTGGGCCCACGGATGTTCAGCGTCACGAGAGCACCAGGGGCCTCGCGCAGAAGGCCGGGGGGAGGTGCACGCGGACACCCGGCGCCAAGAGCAGAATCAGCCACTGCCCCCGGGGAGGAGTCCTCGCAGGCTCTGTAAAGCGGCTCGGGgacccttccccagcccctaaGGCTCAGCCCAAGGCGGGATGAGGAGCAACACAGATCCTGCATTGGACTGCCGGCCGGGAGCAGCCTTGGCGAGGGGTGGGGGGTTCCGCGGCGTTCTCACGAGCTCCTGGCCGCCCGCTTGGTGAGGAGAGGCCGCCCGCCCTGCACACGGACGGCAGCCACGGTCAGATGCTCCCAGCGGGGGAGGTGTGGAGGGGGACAGAACGCAGCCCTCGGGGCCACACGGGGGACGGCAGGGAGCAGAAGGAACGGGGGCTGAGAGCGGCAGACGGGGCAGTAACCTGAGGCTGGGGGCCCCAGGGCGCACGACCGGGCCGGCAGGGAGGCCGAGGACCGGGCGGCGGGGGACTGGCTCCAGCCGCTGGGGCCCTTCCCTGGGGGTGAGGGGCCGGGGGCAGAGCTGCTGAGGCCGGGGGCTGCAGTCAGGCCTCTGGGGCCCCGTGAGGCTCAGAGACGCCGAGGCAGCTCGCGGAATTCCAAGTCTCACGCGCAGGGCGCTGACGAGCCCGGCTGGAGGTGGCCCCACCCCGGGGCCCCGACACTCACAGGCCTCCCCGTCCAGAGGCAGGGTGGTCATTCCCGCCATCAGCAAAGGTACCTGGGAACACAGGGGACACCCGGTACCGCTCTCGGGGGGCACAGCTGGGAAGTGAACCCAAGGTTTCCAGAGTCTGGGAGAAACACGGACACACACGCTTACCTGCGTCTCAGGCTGGCAACGGGAAATGTTTACACGCAGACGCGCGGATGAATCGAAAAGTGAGATAGctctccatctccatctccatcATTTCCAGAGTTACTTTTTATACGTgatactcagttattaaaaactGGTGTGCTGCACTGCTTTTATCAATTGTGAACGGAAAAGAAATTACAACGATATAACCTAGAGTAAATGTTTTTGACACCTACGGCTTTTGGAtcacattaaaaatatgtatttctgctGTATATGTATTTTGTAGGCAGAGAAGTATGCTTGAGTGATTAGTAAAAGTCTCTCTAACATAACAGGACAtcacattaaatttaaaagtaagtCACATTAGACAAAGCGCGCTACCGGCGAATGTTACACGTTGTTGTACGGCCTTCCTGTTTCTCTTGTTCTGGGATATTTTATCCAGGCGTTTGGAccgcttcttttttgtttgtttgtttttaggacTGCATAGAATTAATTGCTTCTAATCTTTTGTTAtgataaataatgctgtaatagCCAACCTCTTACTTCTGTTATCTCACATTTGAAGATTAAatttaaattcctagaagtggaattactgatTAAGAGAGTAAGTCCTTTTGTAATTGTGAAAGACGTGGCCATATTACATTTGTCAGACGTTGTGTCAACATATACTCCGCTTTCTGTggagaaagtatattaaaaatacaattttaagggAAAGAAGTAAAATGTAAATTTAGACCTTTGAAGAAGAACTTAGtgcattttaaaatggataatggCGGGTGTGAAATTTTTATGGTTAGAGATGCCATTGAATACCAAGGAGGGACCTGATTTTATTGTTAAGCCAATGTTTATAATTGACTGAACATTACATTCTTAACTATTTTAACTTGcaaataaaacttttagaaatcaACTTAAAAATTTGCAAGGCTACAATGGTTTTTCCATGagtaaaaatgtatgaaaacCACCGCTGGCTTACACCTGGTTTGGTGGCTGGATTTTGAGGTCTGACAGAGCTGATACCAACACTTCAGCCATCCGCTACTGTCCTGACCTGAGACCCCTGAGCAGCTCCTCGAGGGGGTCCCAACCCTGGATGGCTGTAAGTGAACCTGTGTCAGACGCATCTATTATTTTATGACAGTAAACATTAGCTTGAGGACAGAACAATAAAATTATTAAGTTGTAAGATAGGCAGGCACATGGAGAATAATTGTAAGGTGTCTGTGAGAATGAATTTCAAGTCTTATCTGTCAGTCTGGGTTTTGGACACCTGTGTGTGTAAGTtgttcagttgcatctgactctttgcgaccccatggactgtagcccgccaggttcctctgtccatgggattctccaggcaagaatactggagtgggttgccatgtccttctccgaTATCTGGGTTACTAAAACATTCTTTATGGAAAAACAGGTAGACGCATCTTAGCTTTGGTATATGCTCATGACGAAAACTGTCCACATAACTTGAGATTTCGTACATCACACTGAGCTGACCAGTAGGTCAGTCCAATACTCTTACCCATCCTATCAGCTTGTTCAGAAGCTGCAGTCACTGCCTAGTGAGGAATAAGGTAAGATGCTGCTATGACTGCAAACAGCTTTTCCTGCGCCTAGGTCTGTGTTGAAACCTGTCCCCCAGCCTCTTTCCCTgagaccctcctccccaccagccaCCCCACCAGCCAGCCACCCTGCCCTCAGACGTCAACCAcctggaggtgggaggtggagaCAGTGGCCGCATAGGTTCTGAGCTGCCCGGGACAGGCGTGCCGACCCCGGTTAGCGACAGACAGTGGGTGGTGCACGCCTCTCACCACCACGGCCAGGGCTGAACTCTTCCCGGGAGAGACAGGAGGACGGGGCACCTTCTCAGCCCTGGGTGGGGCAGAGCTGTCTTGCCAGCAGGCGGCCACTCACCTGTGGAGACACTGAAGCCTGGGCCCGAACGTTCAGGACCAAGAAGCAGACCTCCGCCGTGGGCAGGAAGGGGGGCTCTGCATGCTCAGAACGCCAGCTTGTTCCCTGGGTTAGAAGGTGACTTGTGAAAGTGCAGACCAGCGCTCAGGTCTTCTCCCCGGCAGGAGTACGCTCTCAGGAGGACGCCCCTCTCCCTTTGGACCCCCTGCTCCCTCGTCCCAGGCCACGCCCCCCTCTGTGGTCCCAGCGCCCCCTGCTCCCCCGTCCCAGGCCACGCCCCACTCTGTGGTCCCAGCGCCCCCTGCTCTCCCGTCCCAGGCCACGCCCCCCTCTGTGGTCCCAGCGCCCCCTGCTCCCCTGTCCCAGGCCACGCCCCCCTCTGTGGTCCCAGCGCCCCCTGCTCTCCCGTCCCAGGCCACGCCCCCCTCTGTGGTCTCAGTGCCCCCTGCTCACCCGTCCCAGGCCACGCCCCCCTCTGTGGTCCCAGCGCCCCCTGCTCCCCTGTCCCAGGCCACGACCCCCTCTGTGGTCCCAGCACCCCCTGCTCCCCCGTCCCCGTCACACCCCCCTCTGTGGTCCCAGCGCCCcctgctcccccgtccctggccACGACCCCCTCTGTGGTCCCAGCGCCCCCTGCTCCCTCGTCCCAGGCCACGCCCCCCTCTGTGGTCCCAGCGCCCCCTGCTCCCCTGTCCCAGGCCACGACCCCTGTGTGGTCCCAGCTCCCCCTGCTCCCCTCGTCCCAGGCCACGCCCCTCTTTGTGGTCTCAGTGCCCCTGCTCTCCCGTCCCAGGCCACGCCCCCCTCTGTGGTCTCAGTGCCCCCTGCTCCCCCGTCCCAGGCCACGCCCCCCTCTGTGGTCCCAGCGCCCCCTGCTCCCCCGTCCCAGGCCACGCCCCCCTCTGTGGTCCCAGCGCCCCCTGCTCCCTCGTCCCAGGCCACGCCCCTCTTTGTGGTCTCAGTGCCCCCTGCTCACCCGTCCCAGGCCACGCCCCCCTCTGTGGTCCCAGCGCCCCCTGCTCACCCGTCCCAGGCCACGCCCCCCTCTGTGGTCCCAGCGCCCCCTGCTCTCCCGTCCCAGGCCACGCCCCCCTCTGTGGTCCCAGCGCCCCCCGCTCCCCTGTCCCAGGCCACGCCCCCCTCTGTGGTCCCAGCGCCCCCTGCTCCCCCGTCCCAGGCCACGCCCCCCTCTGTGGTCCCAGCGCCCCCTGCTCCCTCGTCCCAGGCCACGCCCCTCTTTGTGGTCTCAGTGCCCCCTGCTCACCCGTCCCAGGCCACGCCCCACTCTGTGGTCCCAGGGTCCCCTGCTCACCCGTCCCAGGCCACGCCCCCCTCTGTGGTCCCAGCGCCCCCTGCTCCCCCGTCCCAGGCCACGCCCCCCTCTGTGGTCCCAGCGCCCCCTGCTCTCCCGTCCCAGGCCACGCCCCCCTCTGTGGTCCCAGCGCCCCCCGCTCCCCTGTCCCAGGCCACGCCCCCCTCTGTGGTCCCAGCGCCCCCTGCTCTCCCGTCCCAGGCCACGCCCCCCTCTGTGGTCCCAGCGCCCCCCGCTCCCCCGTCCCAGGCCACGCCCCCCTCTGTGGTCCCAGCGCCCCCTGCTCCCCCGTCCCAGGCCACGCCCCCCTCTGTGGTCCCAGGGTCCCCTGCTCCCCCGTCCCAGGCCACGCCCCACTCTGTGGTCCCAGGGCCCCCTGCTCCCCTGTCCCAGGCCACGCCCCACTCTGTGGTCCCAGGGTCCCCTGCTCCCCCGTCCCAGGCCACGCCCCACTCTGTGGTCCCAGGGTCCCCTGCTCCCCCGTCCCAGGCCACGCCCCACTCTGTGGTCCTAGGGCCCcctgctcccctgtccctggccacaCCCCCC includes the following:
- the LOC122686698 gene encoding basic proline-rich protein-like, producing the protein MNRKPPHQPATLPSDVNHLEVGGGDSGRIGSELPGTGVPTPATPPSVVPAPPAPPSQATPHSVVPAPPALPSQATPPSVVPAPPAPLSQATPPSVVPAPPALPSQATPPSVVSVPPAHPTPCSPVPVTPPSVVPAPPAPPSLATTPSVVPAPPAPSSQATPPSVVPAPPAPLSQATTPATPPSVVSVPPAPPSQATPPSVVPAPPAPPSQATPPSVVPAPPAPSSQATPLFVVSVPPAHPSQATPPSVVPAPPAHPSQATPPSVVPAPPALPSQATPPSVVPAPPAPLSQATPPSVVPAPPAPPSQATPPSVVPAPPAPSSQATPLFVVSVPPAHPSQATPHSVVPGSPAHPSQATPPSVVPAPPAPPSQATPPSVVPAPPALPSQATPPSVVPAPPAPLSQATPPSVVPAPPALPSQATPPSVVPAPPAPPSQATPPSVVPAPPAPPSQATPPSVVPGSPAPPSQATPHSVVPGPPAPLSQATPHSVVPGSPAPPSQATPHSVVPGSPAPPSQATPHSVVLGPPAPLSLATPPSVVPAPPAPLSLATPPSVVLSSFPLLAPTPASRCPRRAPEPAPAPRDRAFAVTSLPPSLLQGCPFRGAESGHRVPAGPSHHSGVSAVLVAVPPSQERAKLCMAPCPLLWGPVSVEPSYSPVPSFGLVTAPAGCLSTPHTLASWFHLASSSAFRISPDLLPTGLDAPLLRILCQPGSHQEGGGCTVVQTQNASKERAGEWEVLEDGGSGMLRGEGERLRDVDVGPTSEGRTLDCGQPGAQPSGRGLQPPAVSGPQG